In a genomic window of Apium graveolens strain L.+W99A mitochondrion, complete genome:
- the atp6 gene encoding ATP synthase F0 subunit 6: MPIFRRFDENSLNSNQTYTTKSFTSKSEPEPTTTMTINDYAFNPSAASGAQAQALNERAVELRAGIHDVLGELMVNRSPDEVLRAAEAVHESSNEIAFLECLLNDLHINGVESEAFAETLFLAGQAPTIPSPLEQFSILPLIPMNIGHLYFSFTNPSLFMLLTLGLVLLLVHFVTKNGGGNSVPNAWQSLVELIYDFVPNPVNEQIGGLSGNVKQKFSPRISVTFTFSFFRNPQGMIPYSFTVTSHFLITLGLSFSIFIGITLVGFQRNGLHFLSFSLPAGVPLPLAPFLVLLELIPHCFRALSSGIRLFANMMAGHSSVKILSGFAWTMLCMNDLFYFIGDLGPLFIVLALTGPELGVAISQAHVSTISICIYLNDATNLHQSEVVIYN, from the coding sequence ATGCCTATATTTCGCCGCTTTGACGAGAACAGCCTGAATAGTAATCAAACATATACTACTAAATCTTTTACTAGTAAATCTGAACCTGAACCAACGACGACTATGACTATTAATGATTATGCTTTTAACCCATCTGCCGCTTCTGGCGCTCAGGCTCAGGCGTTGAATGAACGTGCAGTGGAACTTCGGGCTGGAATACACGACGTATTAGGAGAGTTAATGGTTAACAGAAGTCCCGACGAGGTTTTAAGAGCGGCGGAGGCGGTGCATGAGTCAAGCAACGAGATCGCTTTTCTGGAGTGCCTTTTAAATGATTTGCACATAAATGGAGTGGAGAGTGAAGCTTTTGCGGAAACTTTGTTTCTAGCGGGGCAGGCCCCCACCATCCCCAGCCCACTTGAGCAATTTTCCATTCTCCCATTGATTCCTATGAATATAGGACACTTGTATTTCTCATTCACAAATCCCTCTTTGTTTATGCTACTCACTCTCGGTTTGGTCCTACTTTTGGTTCATTTTGTTACTAAAAACGGAGGAGGAAACTCAGTACCAAATGCTTGGCAATCCTTGGTAGAGCTTATTTATGATTTCGTGCCGAACCCGGTAAACGAACAAATAGGTGGTCTTTCCGGAAATGTTAAACAAAAGTTTTCCCCTCGCATCTCGGTCACTTTTACTTTTTCGTTCTTTCGTAATCCACAGGGTATGATACCTTATAGCTTCACAGTTACAAGTCATTTTCTCATTACTTTGGGCCTCTCATTTTCAATTTTTATTGGCATTACTCTCGTGGGATTTCAAAGAAATGGGCTTCATTTTTTAAGCTTTTCATTACCCGCAGGAGTCCCACTGCCGTTAGCACCCTTTTTAGTACTCCTTGAGCTAATCCCTCATTGTTTTCGCGCATTAAGCTCAGGAATACGTTTATTTGCTAATATGATGGCCGGTCATAGTTCAGTAAAGATTTTAAGTGGGTTCGCTTGGACTATGCTATGTATGAATGATCTTTTCTATTTCATAGGAGATCTGGGTCCTTTATTTATAGTTCTTGCATTAACCGGTCCGGAATTAGGTGTAGCTATATCACAAGCTCATGTTTCTACAATCTCAATCTGTATTTACTTGAATGATGCTACAAATCTCCATCAAAGTGAAGTGGTTATTTATAATTGA
- the orf113b gene encoding hypothetical protein, producing MSSLDQLFHLSFLVRSSDGSLTVVLSAVVGKRTHWARVLSSLQILSFLPPTTTDHLRLTLTPTTAWADTAPTLATGTEPTYRPNKNYASAKQELAADSPASRPHSRKTTAPTS from the coding sequence ATGTCATCGCTGGACCAGCTATTTCATCTTTCATTTCTGGTCAGATCGAGCGATGGCAGTCTCACCGTAGTGCTTTCAGCTGTAGTAGGAAAAAGAACTCACTGGGCTAGGGTGCTTTCCTCGCTACAGATACTTTCTTTCCTACCGCCTACTACGACCGACCACCTAAGGCTAACGCTAACGCCTACTACTGCTTGGGCCGACACCGCTCCTACACTTGCAACAGGAACAGAGCCCACCTATCGGCCGAATAAAAATTATGCATCCGCCAAACAGGAACTTGCAGCAGATAGTCCTGCCTCACGCCCACACTCACGAAAGACAACAGCGCCTACGTCTTGA
- the orf124b gene encoding hypothetical protein, whose amino-acid sequence MQDSKPCPTPLASGSKLSAYDGAPLSDATEYRSIVGALQYLPLTRPDICYAVNQVCQFMHALTTVHLQAVASYGYLRGSLGGLGLTITPGPLTTFFAFSDADWAGCPDSRRPTTGFCVFLGKTY is encoded by the coding sequence ATGCAAGACTCCAAGCCGTGTCCCACACCCCTTGCGTCTGGCTCAAAGCTCTCTGCATACGACGGTGCTCCTCTCTCTGATGCAACAGAATATCGTAGTATTGTTGGCGCCCTTCAGTACCTCCCTCTCACCCGACCTGACATTTGCTATGCCGTCAATCAAGTTTGTCAGTTCATGCACGCTCTCACCACCGTACATCTCCAGGCTGTAGCATCTTACGGTTATCTGAGGGGTTCTCTTGGTGGCCTTGGCCTAACCATCACTCCGGGACCGTTAACCACCTTCTTTGCATTCTCCGATGCCGACTGGGCTGGCTGCCCCGATAGCAGACGGCCCACTACTGGCTTCTGCGTATTCCTCGGAAAAACCTACTGA
- the orf142b gene encoding hypothetical protein translates to MYSMPPYPYLATDYGTQLSLFTHHMWIGGFLIVGAAAHAAIFMVRDYDPTTRYNDLLDRVLRHRDAIISHLNWACIFRGFHSFGLYIHNDTMSAWGRPQDMFSDTAIQLQPVFAQWIQIQNTHALVLPFLDMLGSISSANSL, encoded by the coding sequence ATGTATTCTATGCCCCCTTATCCGTATCTAGCTACTGACTATGGTACACAACTGTCATTGTTTACACATCACATGTGGATTGGTGGATTTCTCATAGTTGGCGCTGCCGCGCATGCAGCCATTTTTATGGTAAGAGACTATGATCCTACTACTCGATACAATGATCTATTAGATCGTGTCCTTAGGCATCGCGATGCAATCATATCACATCTCAACTGGGCATGTATATTTAGAGGCTTTCACAGTTTTGGTTTGTATATTCATAATGATACCATGAGCGCTTGGGGGCGTCCTCAAGATATGTTTTCGGATACCGCTATCCAATTACAACCTGTCTTTGCTCAATGGATACAGATACAAAACACCCATGCTTTAGTGTTGCCCTTCCTTGACATGTTGGGATCAATCTCTTCTGCTAACTCACTTTGA
- the orf116b gene encoding hypothetical protein, with amino-acid sequence MARDTKFPICRSVLVHFQFILSRVWAYLEAASNVIPFSSPACSVFIRTPASPLHLTVATLMEKSLSTGSLRLVSTDVRKNPIVRLNYFSNPEDVEKRVNGTRKIGATSYRNIMALA; translated from the coding sequence ATGGCAAGAGACACGAAGTTCCCTATTTGCAGATCTGTTCTGGTACATTTCCAATTCATTCTTTCCAGAGTCTGGGCTTACCTTGAAGCTGCCTCAAATGTTATTCCATTCTCTTCCCCTGCTTGCTCCGTTTTCATAAGGACTCCGGCTTCTCCACTCCATCTCACTGTGGCCACCCTTATGGAGAAGTCACTCTCTACCGGTTCCCTTCGCTTAGTATCCACAGATGTGAGAAAAAACCCCATTGTGAGGTTAAATTACTTTAGTAATCCAGAAGATGTGGAGAAGCGTGTTAATGGCACACGCAAGATAGGGGCTACTAGCTATCGGAATATTATGGCGCTGGCGTAA
- the ccmFc gene encoding cytochrome c biogenesis FC, with protein sequence MVQLHNFFFFITSTVVPRGTAAPVLLKWFVSRDVPTGAPSSNGTIIPIPIPSFPLLVYLHSKKFIRSTDGAKSGVLVRASRPILLPDIIGRSSSETRARNALFRFVPVFHFLLLESKGDFSYLESFCGVLRLLFFRTFFSLPRDRSAKRERARRRKHQTLRPNGNQQRRNDKMRCPGHPHLEGRVEGFGPVAFPVPPSSGGACVGGAQPEIGLEALTLPTSRQLMAVGHDYYKKAPMKMNISHGGVCICMLGVLLSSTNTKKIQFTQRLPLGSELHMGKERCCLRGLDHLHGPTSHSICGNLMIYTPSLTNDRLRFEHDESLRADLLPINFPASYENGKLEHFLHRWMKNREHKNLWLTMFPEKRYFRETTNTTEVAIHTNLFTDLYAPIGTGSSRTGGWYTTIMKLPFIFFIRIGFLLASLGGSHSLLRQLQKDKLRWNRKGSVEFIIA encoded by the exons ATGGTCCAACTACATAACTTTTTCTTTTTCATTACTTCCACGGTCGTGCCTCGTGGCACGGCAGCACCCGTACTATTGAAATGGTTCGTCAGTAGAGATGTTCCCACAGGTGCCCCTTCTTCCAATGGTACTATAATTCCTATTCCTATCCCTTCATTCCCTCTTTTGGTCTATCTACATTCCAAGAAATTCATACGCTCCACGGACGGAGCAAAAAGTGGAGTCTTGGTCAGAGCAAGCCGCCCTATTCTATTACCAGACATAATTGGGAGAAGCTCGTCCGAAACTAGAGCTAGAAACGCCTTATTTCGTTTCGTTCCCGTTTTTCATTTCCTTCTTCTCGAATCCAAAGGGGACTTCTCCTATTTAGAATCTTTCTGCGGTGTGCTCCGTTTACTATTCTTTCGTACTTTCTTCTCTTTACCACGCGATAGGTCAGCGAAGCGTGAGCGGGCGCGGAGAAGGAAACACCAAACACTTCGGCCTAACGGGAATCAGCAACGACGAAATGACAAGATGAGGTGCCCCGGGCACCCCCATTTAGAAGGAAGGGTCGAAGGTTTTGGGCCTGTAGCTTTCCCCGTCCCCCCCTCGTCGGGCGGTGCTTGTGTGGGGGGTGCGCAACCAGAAATCGGGCTGGAAGCTCTCACCTTACCAACGAGCCGGCAGCTGATGGCTGTTGGTCATGACTACTACAAAAAAGCTCCAATGAAGATGAATATTTCACATGGAGGAGTGTGCATCTGTATGTTGGGTGTTCTTCTGTC GTCAACTAACACAAAGAAGATACAGTTCACTCAACGATTGCCTTTGGGTTCCGAACTCCATATGGGAAAGGAGCGTTGTTGTTTGCGAGGTCTCGATCATTTACATGGACCCACTTCTCATTCCATTTGTGGGAATTTGATGATCTATACACCGTCCCTAACGAACGATCGGCTCAGGTTTGAGCATGATGAATCACTTCGTGCCGACCTGTTGCCAATAAACTTTCCGGCCTCATATGAGAATGGAAAACTGGAGCATTTTCTGCATCGGTGGATGAAGAATCGAGAACATAAGAATTTATGGTTGACCATGTTCCCAGAAAAAAGATACTTTCGAGAAACGACGAACACGACTGAAGTGGCTATACATACAAATCTATTTACGGATCTATATGCTCCGATTGGAACTGGAAGTTCCAGAACAGGTGGCTGGTATACTACCATAATGAAACTTCCTTTTATTTTTTTTATTCGGATCGGATTTCTGTTGGCTTCGCTGGGGGGCTCGCATAGTTTGTTACGTCAGCTACAAAAGGATAAGTTGCGTTGGAATCGAAAAGGTTCCGTGGAGTTCATAATTGCATAA
- the orf289a gene encoding hypothetical protein, producing MKGTALMLALPTSWVAGGEKRTWGLGAGRSVTKRAIPFRARESGRSGVRPDWQLLGLPISPKLPPVFGPSCMRQKLVPRTVRRPSPTPAVRVRLRSTNTKKIQFTQRLPLGSELHMGKERCCLRGLDHLHGPTSHSICGNLMIYTPSLTNDRLRFEHDESLRADLLPINFPASYENGKLEHFLHRWMKNREHKNLWLTMFPEKRYFRETTNTTEVAIHTNLFTDLYAPIGTGSSRTGGWYTTIMKLPFIFFIRIGFLLASLGGSHSLLRQLQKDKLRWNRKGSVEFIIA from the coding sequence ATGAAAGGGACGGCCCTAATGTTGGCTTTGCCAACTTCCTGGGTTGCGGGCGGAGAAAAGCGGACGTGGGGACTCGGGGCGGGGCGCAGCGTAACTAAGAGAGCCATTCCATTTAGGGCGAGAGAAAGTGGGCGGTCTGGTGTCCGCCCCGACTGGCAGCTGCTGGGTCTCCCCATCTCTCCTAAACTTCCCCCGGTCTTCGGCCCGAGCTGTATGAGGCAGAAACTCGTCCCACGTACGGTTCGGAGGCCGAGCCCCACCCCAGCAGTAAGGGTGCGGCTTAGGTCAACTAACACAAAGAAGATACAGTTCACTCAACGATTGCCTTTGGGTTCCGAACTCCATATGGGAAAGGAGCGTTGTTGTTTGCGAGGTCTCGATCATTTACATGGACCCACTTCTCATTCCATTTGTGGGAATTTGATGATCTATACACCGTCCCTAACGAACGATCGGCTCAGGTTTGAGCATGATGAATCACTTCGTGCCGACCTGTTGCCAATAAACTTTCCGGCCTCATATGAGAATGGAAAACTGGAGCATTTTCTGCATCGGTGGATGAAGAATCGAGAACATAAGAATTTATGGTTGACCATGTTCCCAGAAAAAAGATACTTTCGAGAAACGACGAACACGACTGAAGTGGCTATACATACAAATCTATTTACGGATCTATATGCTCCGATTGGAACTGGAAGTTCCAGAACAGGTGGCTGGTATACTACCATAATGAAACTTCCTTTTATTTTTTTTATTCGGATCGGATTTCTGTTGGCTTCGCTGGGGGGCTCGCATAGTTTGTTACGTCAGCTACAAAAGGATAAGTTGCGTTGGAATCGAAAAGGTTCCGTGGAGTTCATAATTGCATAA
- the orf132a gene encoding hypothetical protein translates to MAVTEGDLFCDKQMTPNKNLRAANPKIRKRGEPEKSSKSKRSGAGAMTLIKVKVKVEDPLLVLTTLNEEWANKMQNISEMFNYKKEGGGGTSSSKRIPISLNQTFTGCSLPFSAMFCYLTTVLLTSKEKKHT, encoded by the coding sequence ATGGCAGTGACTGAGGGGGACTTGTTCTGTGATAAACAAATGACTCCAAACAAGAACCTCAGGGCGGCCAATCCTAAGATAAGAAAAAGGGGTGAACCTGAGAAGAGCAGTAAGAGTAAGCGTTCAGGTGCTGGTGCTATGACCTTAATTAAAGTTAAAGTAAAGGTGGAAGATCCTCTCCTGGTTCTAACCACCCTGAATGAAGAGTGGGCGAACAAAATGCAGAACATATCAGAAATGTTTAATTATAAGAAAGAGGGGGGAGGGGGAACAAGCTCTTCGAAACGGATACCTATCTCTTTGAATCAAACCTTTACAGGATGCTCGCTTCCATTTAGTGCCATGTTTTGTTACCTGACCACTGTTCTTCTGACCTCAAAGGAAAAGAAGCATACTTGA
- the nad6 gene encoding NADH dehydrogenase subunit 6, whose amino-acid sequence MILSVLSSLALVSALMVVRAKNPVHSVSFSIPVFRNTSGLLLLLGLDFFAMIFPVVYIGAIAVSFLFVVMMFHIQIAEIHEEVLRYLPVSGIIGLIFWWEMFFILDNESIPLLPTQRNTTSLRYMVYAGKVRSWTNLETLGNLLYTYYSVWFLVPSLILLVAMIGAIVLTMHRTTKVKRQDVFRRNAIDSRRTIMRRTTDPLTID is encoded by the coding sequence ATGATACTTTCAGTTTTGTCGAGCCTTGCTTTGGTCTCTGCTTTGATGGTTGTACGTGCTAAAAATCCGGTACATTCCGTTTCGTTTTCCATCCCAGTCTTTCGCAACACTTCAGGTTTACTTCTTTTGTTAGGTCTCGACTTTTTCGCTATGATCTTCCCAGTAGTTTATATAGGAGCTATAGCCGTTTCATTCCTATTCGTTGTTATGATGTTCCATATTCAAATAGCGGAGATTCACGAAGAAGTATTGCGCTATTTACCAGTGAGTGGTATTATTGGACTGATCTTTTGGTGGGAAATGTTCTTCATTTTAGATAATGAAAGCATTCCATTACTACCAACCCAAAGAAATACGACCTCTCTGAGATATATGGTTTATGCCGGAAAGGTACGAAGTTGGACTAATTTGGAAACATTGGGCAATTTACTTTATACTTACTATTCCGTCTGGTTTTTGGTTCCTAGTCTGATTTTATTAGTAGCCATGATTGGGGCTATAGTACTGACTATGCATAGGACTACTAAGGTGAAAAGACAGGATGTATTCCGACGAAATGCTATTGATTCTAGGAGGACTATAATGAGGAGGACGACAGACCCACTCACGATCGACTAA
- the orf189a gene encoding hypothetical protein: MASVVLESAIERAGTSRLAREIPSWGEAQSQELCNNPYFRAQQNRLCRAILLKISRLENRSGTGTRAIGFKAITVEVGNDYLLLTLEYADRRQRCTACYSLSFRLHPQKRRKPGGGLVLRQVSYSGSLSAEDKSKSTCKSQSNYRHAGTKNKFVAGYNTSAGSYSNIPELCVKDEQQTHKNNDSLPYRT; encoded by the coding sequence ATGGCATCGGTTGTTCTCGAATCCGCAATCGAAAGGGCAGGAACATCTAGACTAGCCAGGGAAATCCCATCATGGGGGGAAGCGCAATCACAAGAACTGTGCAACAACCCCTACTTCCGCGCCCAGCAAAATAGGCTCTGTAGGGCCATTCTACTCAAAATATCCCGCTTAGAAAACCGGTCTGGTACTGGTACTAGAGCTATAGGCTTCAAAGCTATAACAGTGGAGGTTGGGAATGACTATTTGTTACTCACCTTGGAGTATGCTGACCGAAGGCAAAGGTGCACTGCCTGCTATTCTCTTTCTTTTCGTCTTCATCCGCAAAAGCGTAGAAAGCCGGGAGGAGGTTTGGTGCTTCGTCAGGTAAGCTACTCGGGTTCATTGTCAGCAGAAGATAAATCGAAGTCGACCTGCAAAAGCCAAAGCAATTATCGGCATGCCGGTACCAAAAATAAATTTGTAGCAGGCTACAATACATCAGCAGGTTCATATAGCAATATACCGGAACTGTGCGTGAAGGACGAACAACAGACACATAAGAATAACGACTCACTGCCTTACAGAACATAG